The Bacteroidales bacterium genome segment GCAGTGCCTTTACGCTATAATCTTTCTTTGCTTCAAGAAATAATTCATTAAAAATATTAATATCGTATGATTCATCCAAAGGAGAAATACTATCAAAACTTAATTTATGATATTTATTATTAATGATTCCATCAGGATAAACTCCTATAAAACCGTACATAGCAATTGTAAAAATTAAGAAAGTATCATCACTAAAACCGATCAATAGCTGATAATTAGGTGGAATTTCATCTTTTTGACTACCATACTTTATATTAGTTCCATCACCTATATTAAGAATAGTATTATCGTCAAGAAATATATCTACGAACATTCCAAAAGCTTTTGCAGATTTAATAATCCTTTTTTCCAATAATTTATTGTATTCCAAAGGATCGCCATTATAAAAAGCAAACTTATGAGGTTTGGTAGCATTAAAAACATGATCTATCCTTTTTCCTGCTAAAGTTTCGTTTATTTGTCTTGATAAATTAATTGCTTCGGGTAATTCTATCATCTTTTTAAATTTTTACAAAGGTAAGAATTTAAAATATATTGAAATTGTCTT includes the following:
- a CDS encoding endonuclease VIII, yielding MIELPEAINLSRQINETLAGKRIDHVFNATKPHKFAFYNGDPLEYNKLLEKRIIKSAKAFGMFVDIFLDDNTILNIGDGTNIKYGSQKDEIPPNYQLLIGFSDDTFLIFTIAMYGFIGVYPDGIINNKYHKLSFDSISPLDESYDINIFNELFLEAKKDYSVKALLATEQRIPGVGNGVLQDILFNSKINPKRKISTLTENQKNDLFNSLKSTLKEMTIKGGRDTQTDLFGKNGGYKTILSSKTYKEPCKVCGVNIVKESYMGGTVYYCPVCQI